A window from Planctomicrobium piriforme encodes these proteins:
- a CDS encoding pentapeptide repeat-containing protein, whose protein sequence is MSIEILNRWTNAVLYRSDLTDVSAAVQKAVKDGANLTRANLYGANLTRANLTRANLTRANLTRANLTRANLYGANLYGANLDGANLYGANLYGANLYGANLDGANLYGANLTRANLYGANLYGANLYGANLDGANLYGANLDGANLDHIRQDLILAILQLPDEIPFLRQAIVDGKIDGSTYSGECACLAGTMAHACHLPWDEFESLKKMPINASSPRELWFTNLKPGDTPETSEVAKITLQWVDEALLLVSTIRGTALQLAGV, encoded by the coding sequence ATGAGCATCGAGATTCTCAATCGCTGGACCAATGCAGTCCTCTATCGATCTGATCTGACCGACGTTTCTGCTGCGGTGCAAAAGGCAGTGAAGGACGGAGCCAACCTCACGCGAGCCAACCTCTACGGAGCCAACCTCACGCGAGCCAACCTCACGCGAGCCAACCTCACGCGAGCCAACCTCACGCGAGCCAACCTCACGCGAGCCAACCTCTACGGAGCCAACCTCTACGGAGCCAACCTCGACGGAGCCAACCTCTACGGAGCCAACCTCTACGGAGCCAACCTCTACGGAGCCAACCTCGACGGAGCCAACCTCTACGGAGCCAACCTCACGCGAGCCAACCTCTACGGAGCCAACCTCTACGGAGCCAACCTCTACGGAGCCAACCTCGACGGAGCCAACCTCTACGGAGCCAACCTCGACGGAGCCAACCTCGATCACATTCGCCAAGACCTGATACTGGCAATCCTGCAATTGCCCGATGAGATTCCATTTCTCAGGCAGGCCATCGTTGACGGCAAAATCGACGGCTCGACTTACAGCGGTGAATGTGCGTGTCTCGCTGGCACAATGGCGCACGCATGCCATCTGCCGTGGGATGAATTTGAGTCGCTGAAAAAGATGCCAATCAATGCCTCATCGCCGCGCGAATTATGGTTCACGAACCTGAAGCCTGGCGACACTCCGGAAACCAGCGAGGTCGCAAAAATCACACTGCAATGGGTTGACGAGGCGTTGTTGCTCGTGTCGACGATTCGCGGAACAGCACTGCAATTGGCGGGAGTCTAG